The genomic segment GTATATTTTAAAGTTGAAAATAATATTTCAATTATTTTTTTTCTATTCATAATAAAAACCTCCCATTTTATATCTTCTCTAAATTCTTGACATAAAACAGGAGTAATATTCTATATTTCTTTTCTTCCTTCTAAAGCTTTAGAAAGGGTTACTTCATCTATATATTCTAAATCTCCACCAACGGGGATACCATGTGCAATCCTTGTGACTTTTGCGCCTAAAGGTTTTAATATTTTAGATATATACATAGCTGTAGCTTCCCCCTCTATGTTGGGATTCGTTGCTACTATTACTTCGCTAACTTCTCCATTAATCCTTCTTATCAGTTCTCTTAATTTTATATCTTCAGGGCCCCTTCCTGACATAGGCGATATTGTCCCATGAAGAACATGATAAACCCCATTAAATTCCCTTACTTTTTCCATAGTCATAATATCTTTTGGATCTTCAACTACACATATGGTGCTCTTATCCCTATTAGGGTTAGAACAAATTGCGCAAGGGTTTGTATCTGTAAAACTTCCGCATATAGAACAGTATTTTACGGTCCCTCTAGCTTCTACCAGTGCATGAGCAAACTCTTCTACTTCTTCCTTTGGAAGATTTAGAACAA from the Clostridium sp. CM027 genome contains:
- the recR gene encoding recombination mediator RecR; protein product: MDLYPVAIEKLIEEFAKLPGIGRKTAQRLALFVLNLPKEEVEEFAHALVEARGTVKYCSICGSFTDTNPCAICSNPNRDKSTICVVEDPKDIMTMEKVREFNGVYHVLHGTISPMSGRGPEDIKLRELIRRINGEVSEVIVATNPNIEGEATAMYISKILKPLGAKVTRIAHGIPVGGDLEYIDEVTLSKALEGRKEI